Within Diprion similis isolate iyDipSimi1 chromosome 11, iyDipSimi1.1, whole genome shotgun sequence, the genomic segment gaaaaatcttttgtctgggaatcgattcgtatgacgttttctagactaattcgacgcccaggaactcagaaaacacatcaaaaatagcgtaggaccagcagcagagaaatgacgacgaaaatcatgagtttttcggctgtaactttacaggtgttgctcgcagcgtattgggactgcgtttaatcgatttctctcgcaaaattacgtcggaatagtgccctacagaattaattgcagcacttttcaaagtcgtcgaaattttcaccaaaaatgcaaaggggttagccttggattttttttggccgaaaaatcttttgtctgggaatcgattcgtatgacgttttctagactaattcgacgcccaggaactcagaaaacacatcaaaaatagcgtaggaccagcagcagagaaatgacgacgaaaatcatgagtttttcggctgtaactttacaggtgttgctcgcagcgtattgggactgcgtttaatcgatttctctcgcaaaattacgtcggaatagtgccctacagaattaattgcagcacttttcaaagtcgtcgaaattttcaccaaaaatgcaaaggggttagccttggattttttttggccgaaaaatcttttgtctgggaatcgattcgtatgacgttttctagactaattcgacgcccaggaactcagaaaacacatcaaaaatagcgtaggaccagcagcagagaaatgacgacgaaaatcatgagtttttcggctgtaactttacaggtgttgctcgcagcgtattgggactgcgtttaatcgatttctctcgcaaaattacgtcggaatagtgccctacagaattaattgcagcacttttcaaagtcgtcgaaattttcaccaaaaatgcaaaggggttagccttggattttttttggccgaaaaatcttttgtctgggaatcgattcgtatgacgttttctagactaattcgacgcccaggaactcagaaaacacatcaaaaatagcgtaggaccagcagcagagaaatgacgacgaaaatcatgagtttttcggctgtaactttacaggtgttgctcgcagcgtattgggactgcgtttaatcgatttctctcgcaaaattacgtcggaatagtgccctacagaattaattgcagcacttttcaaagtcgtcgaaattttcaccaaaaatgcaaaggggttagccttggattttttttggccgaaaaatcttttgtctgggaatcgattcgtatgacgttttctagactaattcgacgcccaggaactcagaaaacacatcaaaaatagcgtaggaccagcagcagagaaatgacgacgaaaatcatgagtttttcggctgtaactttacaggtgttgctcgcagcgtattgggactgcgtttaatcgatttctctcgcaaaattacgtcggaatagtgccctacagaattaattgcagcacttttcaaagtcgtcgaaattttcaccaaaaatgcaaaggggttagccttggattttttttggccgaaaaatcttttgtctgggaatcgattcgtatgacgttttctagactaattcgacgcccaggaactcagaaaacacatcaaaaatagcgtaggaccagcagcagagaaatgacgacgaaaatcatgagtttttcggctgtaactttacaggtgttgctcgcagcgtattgggactgcgtttaatcgatttctctcgcaaaattacgtcggaatagtgccctacagaattaattgcagcacttttcaaagtcgtcgaaattttcaccaaaaatgcaaaggggttagccttggattttttttggccgaaaaatcttttgtctgggaatcgattcgtatgacgttttctagactaattcgacgcccaggaactcagaaaacacatcaaaaatagcgtaggaccagcagcagagaaatgacgacgaaaatcatgagtttttcggctgtaactttacaggtgttgctcgcagcgtattgggactgcgtttaatcgatttctctcgcaaaattacgtcggaatagtgccctacagaattaattgcagcacttttcaaagtcgtcgaaattttcaccaaaaatgcaaaggggttagccttggattttttttggccgaaaaatcttttgtctgggaatcgattcgtatgacgttttctagactaattcgacgcccaggaactcagaaaacacatcaaaaatagcgtaggaccagcagcagagaaatgacgacgaaaatcatgagtttttcggctgtaactttacaggtgttgctcgcagcgtattgggactgcgtttaatcgatttctctcgcaaaattacgtcggaatagtgccctacagaattaattgcagcacttttcaaagtcgtcgaaattttcgccaaaaatctaaaggggttagccttacttttttggtcatttttgaagtcaGAATctttcgtctttgaatcgatttgtatgaccctctctagattAATCGgacgcctaggaactcagaaacacaagaaagaaaacgtaggaccaacagcagagaaatcacgacgcaaagaccagcagcagaaaaattgagcaaatacgtcttttgtttttcggctgtaacttctgatccgttgctcgcagcacattcggactgcgctcaatcgatttctctcgcaaaatcacgttggaatagtgcctgaaagaaatCTCTGCAGCACTTCCctgaatcgtcgaaatttccgcaaaaaatccaaacgggTTAGcttcacttttttggtcattttttgagccgagaatttttctttttggaatcgattggtatgacccttcgCAGAGTAATAGCgccaccagaaactcaaaaatcacagcaaaaaGTGCAAAAGATAATCGGCACAGGAATCACGACCCAAAGATTTGTATCAGAAAAATCGTTAAACGAACGTTTACTTCTTTAAACAGAACTTTCAATGTTTATTCGGAATTCGCTCTACAATATAAAAAGTAGATCGACATCCAGAATCTAATATTACGTCAAAACCAGAGGTCTACGGTGTGGCATGAACACTTTGCACGCAATAGTTGTTGGTTACGGAGAAATTCTCTAACGACGTGTTCAGTTCCTCGGTAGATCATACGTGAAACCGTTAATTTGCCCAAATCCGTCTCGATCCGCGGAACTGTCACGAAAAATAACCCGTCTGTTAGTTCTTACGTATCCACAGTTCACGCTGATTGTGTACCTACTTCAAAACACAAGACCGTACTACATACATTTCAGTGGTCTCATTATGTCGAGCGACCACTATCTGTAtttaaggtgccgctgacctgacttgaaaatatcaaatcgtgacgtcataaatacgtgcagcgcctctgaacgttgaacggtgaactaaggccgctgatttcattggcttgttctgttagatccaaccaatgatgtcagttacagatcgaaacatacttcttgtggaccataaacgggctgctgtcacatgaaaaacgcgtatacgaatcgagccatgtttacaaaaaaataactgatagtataagttttcccggataacgtgtgtgcttttgtacgtgtgaatctccctggcgagggtgaaagaaattgtggaacagtgcaatcagtgaatattcaacatgcggtagctccgatcggccatgtttgttgtcgcgtgattttattcacttcatcattctttattataaacattatcagcgatttgcctgagcagtgactgagattcacacgtacactattattcaagctacgattcaaaatattttcaaataaaattcatactctcgttatcgcaggattcgtataggctttttcacccaatttccccgcttctgacgtcacgaaatatatatatgacatgccaggtcagcggggccttaactCTGGGATTCATCGGAGTGTCATTCTGACGTCACACATTGACTAGTTCGAAACTAGGCTAAAACTGCTTGCTGTTGGCAGCCATGACATCGTTCTCCACCCTACTTCAGGTCGTGCTTCTTAAGTCCGTGATCTTCATGGTCGGCATTGATTTTAACCTCAAAACATCCCAATTATTATGATTGAGGTTAGACCCAGGCTTATACTTCAAGTTTATGTCAAATACTGCCTTTAATGTGCGTCAAAGATGTCTATCTACCTTTGCAAATTATGTTCCGTTTTATTGCTGGAACATTTTGGACCTGTGGTGCAGATTGTGGGTGAGGATTTACTGAAATACGATCGGAGGTCACTGGGAGCTATAAAAGCAGCTGTAAATCTACCGCTTAACAAAGTATGGCATCGttgatttcagataatttgGAAAAACAGAACATATgtcgaatttaattttattccactaTTCTGATCCTTAATACTCATTTACAGGTTAAGGAGGTGATGTGCGTTCTTATAAAGTATGGATTTGTTGAACACCGCCAAAATGATAAACTCAACGAATACATTATTCTTCATGAGCGAATTTTGATGATCCTGCGATATCCAAGGTATTGTGTTAACCCATTGATAAAAGGCACCAAAttatctccatttattacctTGATACTTTTATCAAACCGCACTTCCCCCAAGGTACATGTTTTTCGTCAAAAGTCTGCTGGGCGACGAAGCTGAAATTATGCTAGAGGAGCTATTGAGACGAGGCTATGAAACAGCCTCAAAAATAATAGTCAAAACTTATCAAAGACTGAAGCAGCTATCGAGTGagtaattgttttgaaaagaTTTATTCAACTCTTGGTTGTTTGATTGACATTCGTATATGTACATCCtttaaattttgtcaaatcatCAGGTGACCGCCAACAACCGGTGGAaacgttgaaagaaaaattcgagttACTGGTCAAGCATCAATTTTTAATGCGTTCCATTATCACGCCAGTTGCTGTAGAGGACACTGCAGATTTAACCGCAGAAAAGCTTGACATTAGTTTCCCAGATCTTAATTTCCTGGCACTTTCTCGAATGGCCAATGGCACCGCAGCAAACCCTGGagacaataatatatattggCGCATTAATTTTGACAGATTCACTCAAGATATCAGGTAATAGTTCAAACACTGCAAAGAATGATCAACTTGCATGAATCAAATCGGTTGCATTGATTAACTTTATCACGAGACTGTACTTAGTAACATTAGAGtaatgaaactttgaaataaaagtcACCATTTCAGAGCGTTAGAATAACTGAAAGAGTTCAATTCACCATATCTGACTTTGTCCATGCTGTCTTATGATTTGTTGAATTCCAAAAGATTTTCAAGTTGCGAAATAACGAGTTTTTATAAGACTGCGTCGTTACAATAATGTCACGAAGTTCAACCCAATGTTTTATCTGAGCATATTACGTTTCAGAGATCAAATCATGGTCTCTGCTATCTCCAAGCGGTTCGATGACAATGCCGGAGAGTTAATGAGGCAAATGCTGAATCTAATGTACTTGCGCACAGCTGAATGGCGGACAACGTCAAATCCTATACCTTACGTAGAAATAAAGGATGCAGTCAGAAAGTTGAAATATCCCATGTTAATTCAACACCTGGATCAGTATCTGTGCCTTATTGGTCAGTAAATTATTTCGATTATTGAGCTGATATTATTCACTTTGACAATAACTATTCAAATAGCTTTATATATTCAGAATCTTGAATCTCTAATTCCAGAGAAAttaagtgaaaagaaaaaacatgaaatcgTGTAATTGCAGAGGAAGATACTTGCCAGTTTTTAAAAAGGGTTGGAGATAGCGGAGGTGGACAGTTTAGCATAAACATGAAACAAGCTTTCACGCAATTGACCTGGACCACTCTGGAGAATATTGTTCTTGAACGATTTGGATCAAAGGCCGCAAGAATATTCAGGTCAGTATTTAACATAAGAGCGAACGGCACTCATATAACGTGTGACTAATAACATGTTCTTCCACAGATTGGTACGCACAAGGAAATACGTTGAGCAGGAACAGATTCAGCAATTGGCGATGATACCTGCTAAGGAAGCTAAGCATCTGACGTACACGTTGCTGCAGGAGAATTATATCCATGTACAAGAATTGAAGAAGACAACGGTTTCGAATGCCCcgacaaaaatattcttcctttttcacATAGACCTTGATCAGGTTGTCGGAATGGAAATTAGTCACTGCTATCATGCTCTTTATAATACCATACAGCGGCGAGATCACGAGAACACGGTGAATAAGAGGATGATTGAGAAACACTTGCGGGTACAGACGCTCACCAGTAACTTGAAAGAACATGGGGCCACTGAAGAACAGTTAAATGATGTCGGTATTTCAATGGATATAATTAAGTCTTTAACCCGATTTTAAGCAATCCTTATTAAGCTGAAATTGATTGTTTCCCGTGATGTTTACAGATAGCGGAAATGATGACCCCGTCTGAAAAATTAGAACTGGGAAAAGTACAAgacataattaaaaaactcgGCGCTAGCGAGCTACAGATAGATGATACGTTATTTTTGTTAACAATGTATTTACGGtatcaagaaaaataaaaacattcatAT encodes:
- the LOC124412305 gene encoding DNA-directed RNA polymerase III subunit RPC3; amino-acid sequence: MSIYLCKLCSVLLLEHFGPVVQIVGEDLLKYDRRSLGAIKAAVNLPLNKVKEVMCVLIKYGFVEHRQNDKLNEYIILHERILMILRYPRYMFFVKSLLGDEAEIMLEELLRRGYETASKIIVKTYQRLKQLSSDRQQPVETLKEKFELLVKHQFLMRSIITPVAVEDTADLTAEKLDISFPDLNFLALSRMANGTAANPGDNNIYWRINFDRFTQDIRDQIMVSAISKRFDDNAGELMRQMLNLMYLRTAEWRTTSNPIPYVEIKDAVRKLKYPMLIQHLDQYLCLIEEDTCQFLKRVGDSGGGQFSINMKQAFTQLTWTTLENIVLERFGSKAARIFRLVRTRKYVEQEQIQQLAMIPAKEAKHLTYTLLQENYIHVQELKKTTVSNAPTKIFFLFHIDLDQVVGMEISHCYHALYNTIQRRDHENTVNKRMIEKHLRVQTLTSNLKEHGATEEQLNDIAEMMTPSEKLELGKVQDIIKKLGASELQIDDTLFLLTMYLRYQEK